DNA sequence from the Rhizobium sp. ARZ01 genome:
CTTCGAAAGCAGTGAGCGTGCCCGATAGTTTCAGGAAGGGGCATTCTGGAGGACGTGCAATTGATCGATTTCGCGGTGGCTTCGCGTATCACCTAGCCTTCTGGAACATCACCATCACAGACGGCGACCTGCGGGAACAAGATGGCATTGAACGCAATCGAGAGGCGCGTAGGTGACTTATCGTGAAGGCGCAACTCTGCGATTTTCCTGTCGGCTCTCGCGCGTTCTGCGGCGTAGGCATTTAGCTTTTCCGCTTGCTTACTCGGGGCCCGCAGATAAGGCGGATTGTCCGTACCGTATCCTCCCGCACGAGCATAAATCCGCATCAGCATCTTCGTGTCCATGGTGGTCGCGCTCCTTTATGCGCGATGAAACCGGAACGGCGAGATGGAAGCAAAGTTCCTCGCGATAAGAGCGTTCGTCCATGTCGAAGCGGCTGCTGGGCTTTGTAACCGAGGTTTGAAGCTATCAGGAGATTCACACCCGGTACGATGCCGCCAAATTCGTTGCGTGCGCCCCATGCCGACGGTAGTTTGAGCGATGCTAATCCGGCCCGCAGACAAAGCCGATCGAAGCGCCATCTGGAGGATTATTGGTCCGACCATACGCGCGGGCGAAACCTACACCCTCGATCCCAATCTTAGCGAAAGCGATGGGCTGGCTTACTGGATGGGTCCGGACCGCGAAACGTTTGTCGCCGAAGAGAATGGCCAGATTTTAGGCACATACTATATCAGAGCGAATCAGGGTGGCGGCGGGCAGCATGTTTGTAACTGCGGTTACATGACAGACGCGGCGGCAAGTGGCCGCGGTGTGGCTCGCCAGATGCACGAGCACTCTCTCGCTCATGCCCGCGCCAAGGGCTTCCGGGCCATGCAGTTCAACTTCGTCATCAGCAGCAACGAGCGCGCGTTGCGGTTGTGGCAGTCGCTCGGATTTGAGATCGTCGGTCGCCTGCCGGAAGTGTTCCTTCACCCCTCGCTCGGTTACGTCGACGCCTTCGTGATGTTTCGCAAACTTTAGCGACGTGATGTCGGCGGCTGCCTGGTGGCTTTCGGGTGAACTTCATCTAATCCGGCCACGGATCGTTGTGGCACTCGGAGCCACCGCGCTGTACACGCTGCTAGGGCGCTCCCTCAGTGTCACCAAGGCGCGCGGGCGGGTTATTCAAAGTACAGCAGGATATCCGATCCTCGTTACGATCCATCCGTCGTACCTGTTACGGATCCGCTCGAGAACTGACGCCGAGATCGAACATAGGCGCTTTGTCGCGGATCTACATCAGGTTCTCGAGCTTCTTGAAGCCACCTAGTATTCCAGAAGTTCGCTTGGGAACCGTTCGACGGGCAGGTCGTTATCGTTCTTCTCAGTCTATGGAGGAGGGATGCACCATGTCATCGAAAACCGTTGACAAACAGCGAAACATCCAAAGAGAGGTTGCCGCCGCGGAGAAGCAAGAAACGCAGGAATCGACCGGCCCAATGCAGGCGGGTGCGCGTCGTTATCCCGAGCCGCCGTATCCCAAGGTTCACCAAGACAAGCCAGGGTCCGAGGCCGCACTTCCTCTCGCACCCATGTTCGACGCTCCATTCTACAAGGGCTCTGACAAGCTCAAGGGTAAGGTGGCACTGATAACTGGCGGAGATTCCGGAATTGGTAGGTCGGTCGCGATCCTCTTTGCTCGTGAAGGCGCTAACGTGGCGATCGCTCACCTAGCCGAAGATCGGGACGCTGAGGACACAAAAGAGGCGGTGGAGAGGGAAGGGCGGCGCTGCCTAATCATCCGCGGCGACGTCAAGGATGCTGCCTTTTGCCGCAAGGCCGTGGAGATGACAGTGACTGAGTTCAACTGCCTGGATATCCTGGTCAACAATGCCGCTTTTCAGGTTCACGCCAAGAACATAGAAGACCTGAGCGACAATCACTTCGACGAGACCTTGAAGACAAACCTCTATGGCTATTTCTACATGGCCAAAGCGGCAATTCCTCACCTCAAGAACGGCTCTGCGATTGTGAACACTGGATCGGTTACCGGACTGGATGGGTCCAAAGAACTGCTGGACTACTCGATGACGAAGGGCGGGATACACGCATTCACACGAGCGCTGGCAGCCCAGCTTATACCCAAGGGCATAAGGGTCAATGCCGTTGCCCCTGGCCCGGTATGGACACCGCTCAATCCTTCGGACAAGCAGCCCATAGACGTGGAGGAATTCGGCTCGAAGACACCCATGAAGCGAGCCGCGCAGCCAGAAGAGATTGCCCCAGCTTACGTCTTTCTGGCTTCGCCCCAGATGTCGAGCTACATCACCGGTGAAATCCTGCCAATTGTGGGCGGATACTGAACCGTTATCGCTTGATTGAGACCCCGGCTACCGAACGGACCAGCGCTCAATATCGCAACCGACCTCCTGTGCTCGCTTCCGCGCAGTCAGGCGAAATCCGCTACATCGTCGTCTCAGCTACACCTTGTAGCGTTCTGCCTCTCGAAGAAGCGAAATGAGTTCTGGTTCATCCACGAGCAGCGCGGCCTCCTTTGGATGGAGCCACTGTCTCAGGCGCTGGTGCCGCTCTTTCCAACGCGAATGTGTTTTCTTTGCCTTTAGCGGATAGACGATCACCCGGACCGGGATAAAGAAGCGATCCGTCCTCTTCCAGTAGAAGTAACTGCCAATAGCTTTGCTGGCGATCTTTCCGTTAACGCCCGCCTCTTCCCATGCCTCAACGCGCGTGCCGCCTCACGATCGCTTTTGCCATTGATTCCCCAGCCTTTGGGGAGCGTAAATCGCCGTGTCTGGCGGGTCGTGATAAGCATAACTTCCATGTTGCCCGCTTTGTCGATGCGGTAGGGCAGCGCTCCAACCTGCTTTAGAACTACGCCATTTTCAGCGGCACGCTCCCTCCGCCGGTTCTTGCTCTCGCCCATGTTCATGCTCCTCGGATCCGCATGGCCACAGAAACGCTCAAGGTCGGACGTCTCCATATTCGCCGATAACAACAGCGTCCTTTTTGGTTCCGGCGACACCGCCGATCCAGGCGGCAATCGCTCCTATTGCGAGGGAGATGAATGCGAAGATCGAAGCCGTTGCAAGCGCAGTAGTTGCAATCGCTGCGGTCTCGATAGCCTTCTGTTTGGCCAGGTCTACGGCAGACCGATAGTCTTGCTCGTACCGCTGCACCTGGCTGCGCGCCTGATCGATCGGGATGTTCTGCGCGCGGGCGAGTGCATCTGCGGCGCGGTTGCGTGCGTCTGCAGCGGTCGCTTCGTCGCCAGTCACAGTCGCTCTTACGGCCGCAACGGCTGCAGAACGAAGTGCTTCAGGATCTGTTCCACCGCTTGCTTCCCGTATCTGTCGCTCAATGGCAGAAAATGGATCCGCTGCAGTTGCCAAGGCCGGCGCGGCGGATGTCGCGACGGCAGTGACAGTCTGACCCGCACGCTCACGACGCTGGAAAGGCTACTAAACGCTCCACTGAGCCGGCCGCCGGCCGATGTTGTCAGAAGGTACACGATGAAGAGCGTTGTCACGGCCCAAGTTGTGAGGCCATGGAATCCACCAGTCGATGAACTGGGACGGCCCGACATGCGGCTTGCGACGTAGCCACCGCAGAACGAGGCGAGCAGTCCGGAAACGACGAACCAAACGCCGCCTACGACCGAAAATGTGCTGGCGTCCGGATTATCCGCTCTTGCAGGATCCAAGACCGCCATGCCAATTCCGACCCCCAGCAGATTGAGAAGAAATTGCGTTGAGAGCGCGATTGGGACACCGGCAAAGATCGCACCCCATGAAACTTGATTCAGGCCGGAAGAGGCGAGTGGGTCAACATACACCTCGCGTTCGCTACCCATTGTGAGAGTTTCTGTCATTTGATGAGCCTCCGAAAACTGTAGCACCTGATGCCAAAGCAATGCCGCGCGCCACGAATTTAGCGCGCGCTTTGGTTCGTTGCCCGAGGTTACTTACCTCAGGCCCTACCACCCTTCTTGCCGGCCTCGGCGGCGCGCTCTGGGTCGTTCTTAAAATTGCCCCCAGACTCCTTTCCGCCTTTTGAGGCGACGTCACGCCGCTTGTCTTGAGCCGCGCTTCGAAGCGTCGCCCCGCCCGTCCTTCCGGGTGTTGCGGTCACCTTTGTTCTGTTCCGGCATTTTCATTCTCCATTGAGTGAGGTTGCCTGAGCAGGTTTGCTTCTAACGGCTCGATAGGAACACTGTTCCATGTATCTGTGAGTTATTGGGTCGATGGCTTTTTCAGGTTCTCGGTAACATTCCATGCCGCTGGCAATTTCCGATGCTTGGGACTCGGCAAGGCACGGGCTAGGTGTCCCTACTCCAAGCCGGGCTTGTCGGATCATGGTGCGACAAGCTCGGCCGTGACGGGGAGGGTGGCCCGGTTTTGGAGGTGGAATGATGAAGTCGCAGTCGATTTGGCGCGCCTATCGTTATGGGTGGGGGGACTCTTGCCTTCTTCCTCATTACTTTGGGTGGGCACTGGGGTATTTGGCTGGTTTGCATACGTGTAAGAGCAGCGGGCGCAGACGTTACTGGCTATCTACCTGAGATGTCGCGCGACATACTGGAAAACTGGCAATCAGAGTTCCTGCAACTGCTGTGCAGGTCGGCGGTCTGGCCCTGTTGCTCTACGTCGGCTCGCCGCAATCTAAAGAAGGATCCGATCGGCTGGAAGCAAAGGTCGATCAGCTACTAAGGTTGGCCAGTCCCGAAAACGCAGTTCCAATCATCCGTGAGCTGGATACACGCTATGGCGGTTGGCATGCGGACGATCCGGGTGTTTAAAGGCAGAGATCGCAGCAGCCGGATCAATCGCGATCGTAGGGGGGGACACTATTGCATCGGCGATTATCCAAAAAAATGCGGCGGGAAATTCCGAATTTCCCGCCGCCATTGCTTGTTCAAATCGCTGGCCGTGCCACGCCGTAATAGTGGTCGATACTGCGACTGTACTCGGGACTTGACCAGTCAGGACTGGTCCTCTCGTCAAAGGAGGGCGCGCCCTCTAGTTGCTCCTTGTTGAGATCAACAACATAGCCCTCTTCGCTCTCGTCATATTCCAGCATGTCCCATGGCACCGGATGATAACTTTCGCCCATCCCGAGGAAGCCACCAAACGACATTACGGCATAGGCGACCTCGCCGGACCTTTTGTCGAGCATGACGTCGTAGACCGTTCCAAGGGACTCCCCTTGACGGTTGTAGACATTCGTCCCCTCGACCTTACTGGCGGCTATGAGGTTGCTGGTTTCGTTCGTTGCGACGTCGCCCGTGCGCGAGGCATCATAGTCAGTCATTGAAATTCTCCTTATCGCTCTGCACCCTTTTCAATCAGGGTCTGCTACTAACAGGCACATGCTGGGTTGGTTCCCATCGACCTTCCGTGAAATCGCCAGCGGCGATTGTCGCGTCGAAAACTCTCTCCAGTCATGGCGGGGATCCTTCTGGACGGAACTTCTGGTAATCAGGAGGGTTTCTCCGCAAAGGGAGGAACGGCAATGACGAGAATGATCGCTCTACTCGCGCTGCTCGGGGCAACCGGCTCTGGATGTACCGCAACTGAACAGGGGGCGGGCATTGGCGCTGCGAGTGGTGCCGTAATCGGCGGTGCCATTACCAATGATGTCAGAGGCGCGGCGGTTGGTGCCGCTATTGGTGGCGTATCGGGCGCTGCGATTGGTAGCGTCGCTGGCCAGTCTGGGAGCTGCTACTATCGAGATGCATACGGTCGCCGCTTTGTCGCCGCCTGCTGAACGCGGGAGGCAGAAATGACATTCCCCGATGATATAATATCGATGCGGCCATAGCGGAGTTCGCTGCAGAACGTCAGATCAGCCGAGAAAGGCCTCGTCCTTCGTGATTAGTTTGAAGAAAATGGCTATCTCGCGGTGGAACCAACCGAGGTTAGAGCTGGACACGACTGACCAGGGCGCTGAGGACCGAAGCGCGATCATGGATCAGGGGCGGTGATACGCTGCACAGACCCGCATCTAACCTTCAGAGCTGGCCGCTTTCGTCAGCCTTCCAACGCGTGCATCTCGCCCAAACGGCCTGGGCTCCAGAGCTCACATCGGTAGTCCTCGAGGGCGCAACGATCTATCTCGATCACGTGCACAGACCAGGAATCAGCGGAACAGCCGTGGTCGATGGTCGGCGGCTTCCTGGCATCGGCGCCACGATCGTAGATTCGTGAAGTTTACGATGCCGTCCACCTTCATCGCGTTATGATGATATCGATGTTTCCGGCGGCCGCTTCGATCGCCTGTCCTATATTGGCAGGAGGGGGAGTATTCGATACGAGCCGACTCACACGATCCCAGCCTGAAACCTCAAAGATCCCGCGCTTATTGAATTTGGAGGCGTCGGCAAGAACCGTGACTGTTTCAACCCGCTCAATCATAGCTCGCGCAATCTGCGTTTCAGCTTCGTCAAAATCAAGCAGTCCGGTGTTGTCGATTGCGCCGACAGTCAGGAAAGCGTGCCGAGCGCGAAACCGTGAGATTTGCTCCACGGCCAACGCGCCAATCGTCTCAGATGCATCGGGACTGAAGGCGCCGCCGATGAGAAAAACTTTGTTTTCGCCGCCCGCAGTAATCGTTGCAGCAATGCGGGTGCTGTTGGTGATGACTGTCAACCCTGATAGGCTGGCGATCGCCTCGGAAAACAGCAACGTGGTCGTTCCGGTATCTATGAAAAGGCTGTCGCCCGGCGAAAGCAGGCTTGCCGCTGCATGAGCAATCTGTCGTTTTGCCGCAAGGTTTTCAGCCATTCGTGTAGCGAATGGTCCTTCTCCGGCGGCTTCGGCAGCTGCCGCTGAGCGCAGCTTGGCGCCTCCGTGGAACTTTTGCAGTCGCCCTTGATCGCCGAGCGCGACCAGATCGCGCCTGATCGTTTCCCGGGAGACCTTAAGTTCATCCGCCAATTGTTCGACGCTGACCTCACCGCGCCGCGCGACGAGGTGGATGATTTCTTCGTGACGTTCGTGGGGACGCACTGATGACCCTTTCGGTTCCGGCTCATGGAATGTGTAGGATTCTGACCGATCGGGCAATATTTCACGAGGTGGTTCCACAAAATTTGGGCCCAACGGTCGCCATCTAGACAGGATCCGCATGAAAAATCGCGAAATTACAGCAACCACAGCGCGGCTATTTTTACCGATGTGCAAAAACCGTCTTTACTTTCTGTAAATAAAATTGTTACCGTTCAGTCATAAAACGACCGAATGGTAGGAAAAATTGTTGTGATCACACAGCGATGCCCCCCTCAATCCGAAACTTTTGATGTCGCCGTCATCGGCGCGGGTGTCGTCGGTTGTGCGGTGGCGCGCAGATTCGCTCTCGCTGGTGCGAGGGTGATCGTGATCGAGAAGGGAGCCGACATCCTGTCGGGCGCGTCGAAGGCCAATAGTGCTATTCTGCACACAGGTTTCGATGCCCCTAAAAACAGTCTCGAACTCGAGCTGGTCCAGGCCGGGCGACGGGAATATCTCGAAATTTGCGCGAGCATGAACCTTCCTCTGGTCGAAACCGGAGCGCTCGTATGCGCCTGGACAAAGGACGAAGCGGCAAAGCTCGAGGGTATCGCCGAGCAAGGCCTGGCCAACGGTGTCAGCACGGTTCGATTGCTGACTGCCCTTGAAGCCCGCGCTATCGAACCGGGTTTGTCCGAAAGCATCGTCGCTGCGCTCCATGTGCCCGATGAACATGTCGTCGACCCATGGTCAGCTCCCCTGGGTTATGTCAGCCAGGCCATGGCATTGGGCGCGCTTGTGTTGCGGCAGTGTGAGTTGCTCGGTGGCTCGTTCGACGGCGAATGGCGTCTCGATACCAGCAAGGGCGATGTGCGAGCAAAATTCGTCATCAATGCGGCTGGCCTCTACGGTGACCACGTCGACGCGTGCCTCGGCTTCACGCCGGAATTCCAGATCAAGCCGCGTAAGGGCCAGTTCGTGGTCTTGGATAAGGCCGCTTCCCGGCAACTCAAGACAATCATCCTCCCTGTGCCGAACGAGATCACGAAAGGCGTTGTGGTCTGTCCAACAGCCTTCGGAAACATTCTCGTAGGGCCTACCGCCGAGGAGCAGGAGGATCGTGTCAGGGCGACCGTCGAACATGACACGCTCGCTGGGCTTGTTACGCACGGTGTGAAGCTTGTGCCGGGACTTGCCAATATTCCCGTCACGGCGGTTTACGCAGGGCTTCGTCCTGCTTCTGAGAAGAAGGAATACCGTGTCATCGACCGCCCCGAATCCCGAGCGATTACCTTGGGTGGCATTCGGTCTACGGGTTTGAGTGCAGCGCTCGGTCTCGCGCAGCACGCCCTCAAGCTTCACGGTGGGAGCGCACGCGGCGAGTTCGTCGAGAAAGTGGCTCCAACAATTCACATGCCAAACCTCGCAGAAACGCGAGCCAGGGATTGGCAGGCCGAAGGTCACGGCGAGATCATCTGTCATTGCGAAATGGTGACGCGTCGGGAAATCGAAGCCGCGCTCAATAGCGCACTCCCTCCGGGCGATTTCGGTGGACTGCGCCGACGCACTCGCGCTGGCATGGGCCGCTGCCAGGGTTTTTATTGCAATGCGCGGTTGGCCGAAATGAGTAAGGGATGCCTCGCCACGCCCTTGGCCGTTGATCAGGAAAACGGGCGATGAGCCAGTCCCAGTCCGACATCGTCATCATTGGCGGCGGGCCGTCCGGCGTCGCTGCCGCGATCGCGATGCGAAAGGCGGGCGTCGGCAAGATTACGCTGCTCGAACGTGAACAGTACCTTGGTGGAGCAACGCGTCACTGCAGTCATTCGCCGTTCGGAATGCTGGAATTCGGACGTGTCTACTTCGGCTCGGCGTACGGAAGGCGCCTCGAGAAGGAAGTCGCAAAATACGACATCGATCTGCGTTACGGCCACTCGGTCGTCCGCCTCGGTGAAGACGGTGGGTTGCTTGTGTCCAACCATGCCGGACTGGAAACGTTCATTGCCAAGCGCGTGCTGGTTACCACGGGCGTCCGTGAAACGACACGGGCGGCTCGTTTGGTGACCGGTGATCGGCCGGTTGGCATTCTCACGACCGGTACGCTTCAGGCGTATGTGGCGTTCCACAATTTGATGCCATTCAAGCGCCCTGTCATCGTTGGCTCTGAACTGGTGACATTGTCGGCCATCTGGACCTGCTTCAGCCACGGCGCGCGTCCTGTCGCCGTCCTCGAACCTCGCTCTCATTCTCTGGTCGGTGCACCGCTGGACTGGTTCCCAGCAATGATGGGCATTCCGTTTCACCGTAGTGCGGAAATCGTCGATATCGTCGGGCGAGGGCGCGTGGAAGCCGTGAAAATCAGGCGCGGCAACGTCGTCGAAACGCTCGAATGCGATGGAGTTCTCTTTACGGGACAGTTCACTCCGGAGGCGTCCCTGTTCCAGACCTCTGGTCTCACGGTCAATTGGGGAAGCGCCGGCCCGGCCGTCGATCAAGACGGACGCTGCGAGAACCCGCTCTACTTCGCCGCCGGAAACGTGCTGCGCGCGGTCGAAACAGGCGGGTGGGCTTTCAGGGAAGGCAGGGCGGTCGGGGAGGCTCTGGCAGAGGACATCTTGCGGAACCCATCTGCAGCAACCCCGGTCAAGGTCACGTATGACGAACCGATCAAGTTGGTCGTCCCCAACCTCATCCGCAACGGCGCGACGCTTCCCGGCGGTTTGAAGGACTTCCAATTGCGGTTTGCTCGCCGCACCCAGGGAACACTCACACTGAAAATCGACGGCCGCGAGGTCTGGCATCGTCGTGCGACGTGGCGACCTGAGAACCGGATAACGGTCCGCAGGCCGGACAGTGTGACAAGCGCTCAGAACGTTCATTTCAGCTTTAGAGGGGAAGACTGAATGCGTATCGCATCGATTGACCAGGGCACGACGTCGACCCGATGCCTGGTGGTGGAGGACGGTGGCGAGTGGCGGGTCGTCGCCAGCCGCAAGCATGGGCAACACCATCCGTTCGCCGGCTGGGTCGAGCATGATCCGGACGAACTGCTCAAAAATATCATAACTGTACTCGATGCCGCCGGAGAGGTGGATGCGATCGCCATCGCAAACCAGGGCGAAAGCTGCATCGCGTGGGATTCCGAAACCGGGGCCGCTCTGTCGCCCGTCATTGTCTGGCAGGACGCCCGCACCGCCAAGCAGCTTTCCGAGCTTGGCCCCGAAGCGGAAGAACTCTCCAAGCGCATCAGCGGGCTTCCGCTTGATCCCTACTTTTCCGCAAGCAAGCTCGCCTGGCTGCTTCGTCACATACCCAGTATTTCGGATGCCCACAAAGCTGGCCGCCTTCGTCTCGGTACGACCGATGCATTTTTCCTGGATTCTCTGGCGGGGGTGTTTGCGACGGATCTCGCGACGGCCTCGCGTACGGGCTTGCTGGACCTTGCGACTGGCCAGTGGAGTGACGAGCTCTGCGAACTGCATGGCGTTCCGAAGGAGTGCCTGCCGAGGATCGCGGCGGTCGACGAGGAATTCGGTCAGATCAACGGAATCCCCGTTCGCGCGTCCATCGTGGACCAGCAAGCGGCCCTGTACGGCCACGGTTGCCGTAAACCGGGCGATTGCAAGATCACTTTCGGCACAGGTGCGTTTCTCCTAGCGGTCGCTGGCGCGGAACGTCCGCCGCAGGCAGAACTTCTGCCCACGGTGGCATGGGCGCGGCGCGACCACGGTGTAACCTTTGCCATCGAGGGCGGGGTGTACGATGCGGGCGCCGCGTTGGAATGGGCCCGGAATATCGGTCTGTATTCGGCGCTCGAGGAACTCGGAGTATTCGAGGGACCCTCGGCGCTGAGCCGAGGTATCATTTTCGTGCCCGCGCTCTCGGGTCTTGCGGCACCGTACTGGGATCGAACTGCCGCGCCATTGTTCATCGGTATGGATCATGCCACCGACCGCCGCGACCTCGTTCGAGCGGTTCTCGAAGGTATCGCGATGCTGACCGTCGGTTTGATCGACGCTGCGTCCGAGGTCACGGAACTTGGCCCAAGCATCTCGATCGACGGTGGCCTCTCCCAGAGCGCTTACTTCGCCCAGTTCCTGGCGTCGGCAAGCAATCGGACCATCACTGTCCCATCAATGCACGAGCTTACGGCGCTGGGACTTGCTGAATTCTGTGGTCTCGATGTCACCAACGCACGCGCGAAGCATGCTCGTTTCGAGCCGGACGGCTCGGTCACCGATGAACATCATGCAAGATTCGCCAAGGCCGTCGAGCGCGCTCGCGGTTGGCGTAACTGAGCGACCGAACTAGCCCCATTATTCCTGGAGAAGAACATGCGGAAAATTTTCCTTGCTGGCCCGTACGGCCACGCGGATCGCGAGGTAGTGGAACGACGCTTCCATGAGGCCAACAAGGTCGCGGCAAAGATCGCCAGGAGCGGCTCGGCTGTTTTCAGCCAGATTTCCATGTCCCATCCGATCAACGCGCACATGGCCGACCTGGACAAAGGCGGGATCGGCAAGCTGTGGGCCCCGATCGACCAGGTGTTCATGGATGCAATGGAAGAAATCATCGTGATCGACGGGCCCGGCTGGCAGGAAAGCGCCGGGGTGAAGCGAGAAATGGAATTTTTCCAATCCAAAGGCCTCCGCGTCAGCCTTTGGAGCGAAGTCGAAGGCGAGTTCGCGAACTGACGTTCGACGCACACAAGAGGGGAATATCTATGTCAACAGTTACCAAAGTAGGCTCCACGCCGGGGCATACTGACCATGACCATCTGAAGCGCGATGTCACTCCGTTTCAGTCCTTCGCCGTAGCTTTCGGCTTCGTGTCGATCGCGACGGGCATCTTCACCGCCTATGGCGCGATGTTGTCTTCGTCTGGCCCGATGGGCATTTGGACGTGGCCTGTGGTTGTGATCGGGCAGTTGATGGTCGCTCTTATCATCGGCTCTCTCGCGGCCCGCATCCCTGT
Encoded proteins:
- a CDS encoding KGG domain-containing protein gives rise to the protein MTATPGRTGGATLRSAAQDKRRDVASKGGKESGGNFKNDPERAAEAGKKGGRA
- a CDS encoding NAD(P)/FAD-dependent oxidoreductase, encoding MITQRCPPQSETFDVAVIGAGVVGCAVARRFALAGARVIVIEKGADILSGASKANSAILHTGFDAPKNSLELELVQAGRREYLEICASMNLPLVETGALVCAWTKDEAAKLEGIAEQGLANGVSTVRLLTALEARAIEPGLSESIVAALHVPDEHVVDPWSAPLGYVSQAMALGALVLRQCELLGGSFDGEWRLDTSKGDVRAKFVINAAGLYGDHVDACLGFTPEFQIKPRKGQFVVLDKAASRQLKTIILPVPNEITKGVVVCPTAFGNILVGPTAEEQEDRVRATVEHDTLAGLVTHGVKLVPGLANIPVTAVYAGLRPASEKKEYRVIDRPESRAITLGGIRSTGLSAALGLAQHALKLHGGSARGEFVEKVAPTIHMPNLAETRARDWQAEGHGEIICHCEMVTRREIEAALNSALPPGDFGGLRRRTRAGMGRCQGFYCNARLAEMSKGCLATPLAVDQENGR
- a CDS encoding SDR family oxidoreductase gives rise to the protein MSSKTVDKQRNIQREVAAAEKQETQESTGPMQAGARRYPEPPYPKVHQDKPGSEAALPLAPMFDAPFYKGSDKLKGKVALITGGDSGIGRSVAILFAREGANVAIAHLAEDRDAEDTKEAVEREGRRCLIIRGDVKDAAFCRKAVEMTVTEFNCLDILVNNAAFQVHAKNIEDLSDNHFDETLKTNLYGYFYMAKAAIPHLKNGSAIVNTGSVTGLDGSKELLDYSMTKGGIHAFTRALAAQLIPKGIRVNAVAPGPVWTPLNPSDKQPIDVEEFGSKTPMKRAAQPEEIAPAYVFLASPQMSSYITGEILPIVGGY
- a CDS encoding uracil-DNA glycosylase family protein — its product is MSAAAWWLSGELHLIRPRIVVALGATALYTLLGRSLSVTKARGRVIQSTAGYPILVTIHPSYLLRIRSRTDAEIEHRRFVADLHQVLELLEAT
- a CDS encoding DUF1937 family protein, giving the protein MRKIFLAGPYGHADREVVERRFHEANKVAAKIARSGSAVFSQISMSHPINAHMADLDKGGIGKLWAPIDQVFMDAMEEIIVIDGPGWQESAGVKREMEFFQSKGLRVSLWSEVEGEFAN
- a CDS encoding YMGG-like glycine zipper-containing protein; protein product: MTRMIALLALLGATGSGCTATEQGAGIGAASGAVIGGAITNDVRGAAVGAAIGGVSGAAIGSVAGQSGSCYYRDAYGRRFVAAC
- a CDS encoding PRC-barrel domain-containing protein, whose amino-acid sequence is MTDYDASRTGDVATNETSNLIAASKVEGTNVYNRQGESLGTVYDVMLDKRSGEVAYAVMSFGGFLGMGESYHPVPWDMLEYDESEEGYVVDLNKEQLEGAPSFDERTSPDWSSPEYSRSIDHYYGVARPAI
- a CDS encoding DeoR/GlpR family DNA-binding transcription regulator, with protein sequence MRPHERHEEIIHLVARRGEVSVEQLADELKVSRETIRRDLVALGDQGRLQKFHGGAKLRSAAAAEAAGEGPFATRMAENLAAKRQIAHAAASLLSPGDSLFIDTGTTTLLFSEAIASLSGLTVITNSTRIAATITAGGENKVFLIGGAFSPDASETIGALAVEQISRFRARHAFLTVGAIDNTGLLDFDEAETQIARAMIERVETVTVLADASKFNKRGIFEVSGWDRVSRLVSNTPPPANIGQAIEAAAGNIDIIITR
- a CDS encoding FGGY family carbohydrate kinase, coding for MRIASIDQGTTSTRCLVVEDGGEWRVVASRKHGQHHPFAGWVEHDPDELLKNIITVLDAAGEVDAIAIANQGESCIAWDSETGAALSPVIVWQDARTAKQLSELGPEAEELSKRISGLPLDPYFSASKLAWLLRHIPSISDAHKAGRLRLGTTDAFFLDSLAGVFATDLATASRTGLLDLATGQWSDELCELHGVPKECLPRIAAVDEEFGQINGIPVRASIVDQQAALYGHGCRKPGDCKITFGTGAFLLAVAGAERPPQAELLPTVAWARRDHGVTFAIEGGVYDAGAALEWARNIGLYSALEELGVFEGPSALSRGIIFVPALSGLAAPYWDRTAAPLFIGMDHATDRRDLVRAVLEGIAMLTVGLIDAASEVTELGPSISIDGGLSQSAYFAQFLASASNRTITVPSMHELTALGLAEFCGLDVTNARAKHARFEPDGSVTDEHHARFAKAVERARGWRN
- a CDS encoding N-acetyltransferase, which codes for MLIRPADKADRSAIWRIIGPTIRAGETYTLDPNLSESDGLAYWMGPDRETFVAEENGQILGTYYIRANQGGGGQHVCNCGYMTDAAASGRGVARQMHEHSLAHARAKGFRAMQFNFVISSNERALRLWQSLGFEIVGRLPEVFLHPSLGYVDAFVMFRKL
- a CDS encoding FAD-dependent oxidoreductase; this translates as MSQSQSDIVIIGGGPSGVAAAIAMRKAGVGKITLLEREQYLGGATRHCSHSPFGMLEFGRVYFGSAYGRRLEKEVAKYDIDLRYGHSVVRLGEDGGLLVSNHAGLETFIAKRVLVTTGVRETTRAARLVTGDRPVGILTTGTLQAYVAFHNLMPFKRPVIVGSELVTLSAIWTCFSHGARPVAVLEPRSHSLVGAPLDWFPAMMGIPFHRSAEIVDIVGRGRVEAVKIRRGNVVETLECDGVLFTGQFTPEASLFQTSGLTVNWGSAGPAVDQDGRCENPLYFAAGNVLRAVETGGWAFREGRAVGEALAEDILRNPSAATPVKVTYDEPIKLVVPNLIRNGATLPGGLKDFQLRFARRTQGTLTLKIDGREVWHRRATWRPENRITVRRPDSVTSAQNVHFSFRGED